One Turneriella parva DSM 21527 genomic region harbors:
- a CDS encoding TonB-dependent receptor plug domain-containing protein, whose product MAAAKRIIIGVLAITCTPLFAANEIAVIGETGETIEFGTAIVVEAKYKANFAEGKLILPAQKPGKYTLKLTAPGRITLEELVTLPLKKKLTLVMPLQTRRTQKVRLITHEEKHNVARHQLQQHELKSVPATFGDNISALATLPGVNRPGGIFGPLIIRGAPDTANRYFIDDIPVINPQHFGGFQSVISNELIDDMTLFSSAFPAFYGQALGAVIDIRTIETVAKPTATIQTGIISSNAFYAAPWSVFSPKLVAPAETASEEERKAYQDAKRKAEIDTGFFSISGRVGYLSLLVPPIYKVITGKEIIAVPEYYDYQWKARWYLGEHNRHAVSMFIFGSYDTFTLIRKLSEEEKKERVEQGENPAAGDLTVFNDISSHSQSATYDYLPSENVKMRTMLFNTLIYSRFYREAPGRALGTIDVNTRPNITGLREIFDIHYMNRKARLKAGVDYQLFHFNSSGVTQQRKETIPQGQTDFNNPDHFDVINIAALGQNHQFSAYADNRFEFGGFFITPGVRSDHLVRSKETTLDLRGLAGYKFTTNTTFAVSGGHYSSFAQTNAYRFNQATRREARIVTSDDLRSEKSLHRSASIEQEIGFHVFKVEGFYNNLYDLAQTTTSAQQAEGILYANTGGVLTRGVEVSYRKSLQENEDGYFGWISYTFTRADISGIAGSFPFRFEQRHVVKMIGVARWGAWEFGARFELFTGFPYTPIIGSTCTPGYTCDGNPTTTLYTPTYSTAVNSAQFPLFHRLDLRITRKSTYSWGTFSWFVEFINVYNNEPQLRQSFRNSEPYQEGRNPRILGPSTPLNLIPNFGLEWKF is encoded by the coding sequence GTGGCAGCAGCAAAGCGCATCATCATCGGTGTATTGGCGATCACCTGCACGCCCTTATTCGCCGCCAATGAAATCGCGGTCATCGGCGAAACTGGTGAAACTATCGAATTCGGCACGGCAATTGTCGTCGAGGCCAAATACAAGGCGAATTTTGCCGAGGGCAAACTGATTCTGCCCGCGCAGAAGCCGGGCAAGTATACGCTGAAGCTCACCGCGCCCGGCCGCATCACGCTCGAAGAGCTCGTGACACTTCCCTTAAAGAAGAAACTCACGCTTGTGATGCCGTTGCAGACCCGGCGCACACAGAAGGTGCGCCTCATCACGCACGAAGAAAAGCACAACGTCGCGCGCCACCAGCTGCAGCAGCACGAATTGAAATCGGTGCCGGCTACTTTCGGCGACAACATTTCTGCGCTCGCGACTTTGCCGGGTGTCAACCGCCCCGGCGGTATCTTTGGTCCACTCATTATTCGCGGCGCACCCGATACGGCGAACCGCTATTTCATCGACGATATTCCGGTGATTAACCCGCAGCACTTCGGCGGATTTCAATCGGTCATCTCGAATGAGCTGATCGATGACATGACGCTCTTCAGTTCGGCTTTTCCCGCATTTTATGGCCAGGCGCTCGGCGCTGTCATCGACATTCGCACGATTGAGACCGTCGCCAAACCGACGGCAACCATTCAGACCGGCATTATTTCATCGAATGCTTTCTATGCTGCGCCGTGGTCTGTGTTTTCTCCCAAACTCGTTGCGCCGGCAGAGACCGCGTCTGAAGAAGAACGCAAGGCATACCAAGACGCAAAGCGCAAGGCCGAAATCGACACGGGTTTTTTCTCGATCTCGGGTCGCGTCGGTTACCTCTCGCTGCTCGTGCCGCCGATCTACAAGGTGATCACCGGCAAAGAGATTATTGCGGTGCCCGAATATTACGACTACCAATGGAAAGCACGCTGGTATCTCGGCGAACACAACCGGCACGCGGTTTCGATGTTCATCTTCGGCAGCTATGACACGTTTACGCTGATTCGCAAACTTTCTGAAGAAGAAAAAAAAGAACGTGTCGAACAGGGTGAAAACCCGGCGGCGGGCGACCTGACTGTATTTAATGATATATCCTCACATAGCCAATCGGCGACTTACGACTATCTGCCGTCAGAGAACGTGAAGATGCGCACGATGCTTTTTAATACGCTGATCTACAGCCGTTTCTACCGCGAGGCGCCGGGCCGGGCGCTCGGCACGATCGACGTCAACACGCGCCCGAACATCACAGGCCTCAGGGAAATTTTCGACATTCACTATATGAACCGCAAAGCGCGGCTAAAGGCGGGTGTGGATTATCAGCTTTTCCATTTCAACAGCTCGGGTGTGACACAGCAGCGCAAAGAAACGATACCGCAGGGCCAGACCGATTTTAACAATCCCGACCATTTCGATGTGATCAATATTGCCGCGCTCGGCCAGAACCACCAGTTTTCGGCGTACGCCGACAATCGCTTTGAGTTCGGCGGCTTTTTTATCACACCCGGCGTGCGCAGCGACCATCTGGTGCGCTCAAAAGAAACAACGCTCGACCTGCGCGGGCTCGCGGGTTACAAGTTTACGACCAACACAACGTTCGCCGTTTCAGGCGGGCACTATTCGTCTTTCGCGCAGACGAATGCGTATCGGTTTAATCAGGCTACGCGGCGCGAAGCACGCATCGTCACGTCTGATGATCTCAGAAGTGAAAAATCGCTGCACCGCAGCGCATCGATTGAGCAAGAGATCGGTTTTCATGTCTTCAAGGTTGAAGGCTTTTACAACAACCTGTACGACCTGGCGCAGACGACGACTTCTGCGCAACAGGCTGAGGGTATCTTGTACGCAAATACCGGCGGCGTGCTGACGCGCGGCGTCGAGGTGAGCTACCGCAAATCACTGCAAGAAAACGAAGACGGCTATTTCGGCTGGATAAGTTACACCTTTACCCGCGCCGATATTTCGGGCATTGCAGGCAGCTTTCCGTTTCGGTTCGAGCAGCGGCACGTCGTGAAGATGATTGGCGTCGCGCGCTGGGGCGCATGGGAATTCGGCGCCCGGTTTGAACTTTTTACGGGATTTCCCTATACCCCGATTATTGGCAGCACGTGCACGCCCGGTTACACCTGCGATGGAAATCCGACGACGACACTTTATACGCCGACGTATTCAACCGCGGTCAACAGTGCGCAGTTTCCGCTTTTTCACCGGCTCGATCTGCGTATTACGCGCAAGAGCACCTACAGCTGGGGCACATTTTCTTGGTTCGTCGAGTTCATTAACGTCTATAACAATGAACCGCAGCTACGCCAGTCGTTTCGCAACAGCGAGCCCTATCAAGAGGGACGCAACCCTCGCATTCTGGGGCCCAGCACCCCGCTCAACCTGATACCCAATTTCGGTCTCGAATGGAAATTCTAG
- a CDS encoding alpha/beta hydrolase, translated as MRHVAFTLLILIAFAMGACASVQLHGDKHAVQTKDDWKLTIEHFQATGPKKQKFPVLICHGLGANRHYFKANNEDSLVSNLQKAGYDVWLMDLRGRPEAGETGYWFGKHTYTYSMDEYVHHDLDAAIAYVLQQTGAAKINYIGHSMGGIIMYARLGSLQENRVANFVAIASPMNFLPYNLWTFKLYSMRGGMALLPVLPLRPGAIMGSFIPEALYSPFIDAFLNSENTSREVKTLLLQRSINNISKNEIKQFIYMTENGGMFSADGKVSYRENLNKVTIPVYLLAGRRDELADPAVVRDIYERVAAKDKTFEIFSRADGYADDYGHTDLIFGKVAHKEVHPKIIEWLNKRN; from the coding sequence TTGCGTCATGTCGCTTTCACTTTATTGATCCTCATCGCTTTTGCCATGGGGGCATGCGCTTCGGTGCAGCTGCATGGCGATAAACATGCGGTGCAGACTAAAGACGACTGGAAACTCACGATCGAACACTTTCAGGCGACCGGGCCAAAGAAACAAAAGTTTCCCGTGTTGATCTGCCATGGGCTCGGTGCAAACCGGCACTATTTCAAGGCGAACAACGAAGATTCGCTCGTCAGCAATCTGCAAAAAGCCGGCTACGACGTGTGGCTGATGGACCTGCGCGGCAGACCCGAAGCGGGTGAAACCGGTTACTGGTTCGGCAAACACACCTACACCTATTCGATGGATGAATACGTGCACCACGACCTCGACGCTGCGATTGCGTACGTGCTGCAGCAGACAGGTGCGGCGAAAATCAACTATATCGGCCATAGCATGGGCGGCATCATTATGTATGCGCGCCTGGGGTCGTTGCAAGAGAACCGCGTCGCCAATTTTGTCGCGATCGCGTCACCGATGAATTTTCTGCCCTACAACCTCTGGACGTTCAAACTCTATTCGATGCGCGGGGGCATGGCGCTCTTGCCGGTATTGCCTTTGCGCCCGGGGGCGATTATGGGCAGCTTTATTCCCGAGGCGCTGTATTCACCATTTATTGATGCTTTCTTGAATTCAGAAAATACCTCGCGCGAGGTGAAAACACTGCTGCTGCAGCGGTCGATCAACAACATCAGCAAGAATGAAATCAAGCAGTTTATTTATATGACAGAAAATGGCGGCATGTTCAGCGCCGACGGCAAGGTCTCTTACCGCGAGAATCTGAACAAGGTGACGATTCCAGTTTACCTGCTTGCAGGCCGCCGCGACGAACTCGCAGACCCTGCTGTCGTGCGCGATATCTACGAGCGCGTCGCAGCGAAAGACAAGACATTCGAAATTTTCTCGCGCGCAGATGGGTACGCCGACGACTACGGGCATACCGACCTCATCTTCGGCAAGGTCGCGCACAAAGAAGTGCACCCGAAAATCATTGAGTGGTTGAATAAGCGAAATTGA
- a CDS encoding type II toxin-antitoxin system VapC family toxin — translation MKAVFDTNILIDYLNGETQAKTEIALYEKRLISLVTQIEILVGAKSTEDEAQLRKFLSHFALCPVTTEVADFTVKLRQQHRLRIPDAMIWATALVHECQLVTRNTRDFNLSHPSIRVPYIIN, via the coding sequence GTGAAAGCCGTCTTTGACACGAACATTCTGATTGATTACCTGAACGGAGAGACACAGGCGAAAACAGAAATTGCCCTGTATGAAAAACGCCTGATCAGCCTCGTCACGCAGATTGAAATTCTGGTCGGCGCCAAATCAACCGAAGACGAAGCGCAGCTCAGAAAATTCTTGAGCCATTTCGCGCTCTGCCCCGTAACCACCGAGGTCGCCGACTTCACCGTTAAACTGCGCCAGCAACACCGACTGCGCATACCCGACGCGATGATTTGGGCAACGGCTCTGGTTCACGAATGCCAGCTCGTCACCCGCAACACGCGCGACTTCAATTTGTCGCACCCTTCTATTCGTGTGCCATATATCATCAATTAG
- a CDS encoding transposase codes for MLRRNRKSIRLKGYDYSQPGHYFITICTHQRAHLFGGVRGGKMVLNAMGSVADACWQAIPNHYPHVRLDEFVIMPNHVHGVVVIDGDDAVPQTNAVGAKTDVVGAKTDVVGAQTDVVGAQNFVPLRVSGKSAQFGKIISRSISTIVRGFKTGVTKWARNNTDQHIIWQRNYYEHIVRDADALHRIRQYIRNNPSQWINDDNFHIDRFDVPV; via the coding sequence GAAAGGCTACGATTATTCGCAGCCTGGGCATTATTTCATCACCATCTGCACGCACCAACGTGCGCATTTGTTTGGTGGTGTTCGCGGTGGCAAAATGGTTTTGAACGCGATGGGCAGCGTTGCAGATGCATGTTGGCAGGCAATTCCCAACCATTACCCCCACGTGCGGTTGGATGAATTTGTCATCATGCCGAATCATGTGCATGGGGTTGTCGTAATCGATGGTGATGACGCGGTACCACAAACAAACGCGGTAGGGGCAAAAACGGACGTGGTAGGGGCAAAAACGGACGTGGTAGGGGCACAAACGGACGTGGTAGGGGCACAAAATTTTGTGCCCCTACGCGTATCCGGGAAATCCGCCCAATTTGGTAAAATTATTTCCCGATCCATTTCAACCATCGTTCGCGGTTTTAAAACCGGTGTCACCAAATGGGCGCGCAACAACACCGATCAGCATATCATTTGGCAACGCAATTATTACGAACATATCGTGCGCGATGCAGATGCGCTGCATCGCATTCGCCAATATATTCGCAACAACCCGTCGCAATGGATTAACGATGACAATTTTCATATCGATCGATTCGACGTACCAGTGTAG
- a CDS encoding TetR/AcrR family transcriptional regulator: MPKIVNHRQYRSELLEKSASTFSRHNYADVSMRDIAKDIGVSTGTLYHYFPSKEELFCALFLHTAQSSAAEVVDAMCNLTSFEERLDRLFDYFLGRCDRMRRQFLFSADMLRNALPHKAQKLLNRWASELERRLSGVLGLDSETGLAVFLFLAGSLYAGQVLPASRDLEPGFNAMKQMLLQQHKTKGKGK; the protein is encoded by the coding sequence ATGCCAAAGATAGTCAACCACCGCCAGTATCGCAGCGAGCTGCTTGAAAAGTCGGCCAGTACGTTTTCACGCCACAACTACGCCGACGTCTCGATGCGCGACATCGCAAAAGACATCGGCGTCTCGACGGGCACACTCTACCATTACTTTCCCTCGAAAGAAGAGCTCTTCTGCGCGCTCTTTCTGCATACCGCACAGAGCTCTGCCGCCGAGGTGGTCGATGCGATGTGCAACCTGACGAGCTTTGAAGAGCGGCTCGACCGCCTGTTCGACTATTTTCTCGGCCGCTGCGACCGCATGCGCCGGCAGTTTCTGTTTTCGGCGGACATGCTGCGCAATGCTCTGCCGCACAAGGCGCAGAAGCTGCTTAACCGCTGGGCCAGCGAGCTCGAACGCCGGCTGTCGGGCGTACTGGGGCTCGACTCTGAGACCGGCCTCGCGGTCTTTTTGTTTCTTGCGGGCAGTCTCTACGCGGGGCAGGTGCTGCCGGCCTCGCGCGATCTTGAACCGGGCTTCAACGCGATGAAGCAGATGCTCTTACAGCAACATAAAACAAAAGGAAAGGGAAAATAA
- a CDS encoding DUF4399 domain-containing protein has product MKVMKPFALLVLVAVISCKKKEYTGKVWFSEPSDKAEVTSPVKFGMQVEGMTVKPAGAIEEGTGHFHILINKEAIAAGQVVINDEFHKHYGKGQTEDTIDLKPGDYRITLQFADGAHVSYGSAWSQTISLKVKAKAAGGEEE; this is encoded by the coding sequence ATGAAAGTCATGAAGCCGTTTGCTCTGCTGGTTTTGGTTGCCGTCATCAGCTGCAAGAAAAAAGAATACACCGGTAAAGTCTGGTTCTCTGAACCGTCAGACAAGGCCGAGGTCACCTCTCCCGTCAAATTTGGCATGCAGGTCGAAGGCATGACAGTCAAACCCGCCGGCGCGATCGAAGAAGGCACCGGGCATTTTCACATTCTGATCAATAAAGAGGCGATCGCGGCTGGTCAGGTCGTTATCAATGACGAATTTCACAAACACTACGGCAAAGGCCAGACAGAAGATACGATTGACCTGAAGCCCGGCGACTACCGCATTACGTTGCAGTTCGCAGACGGTGCGCATGTGAGCTATGGTTCGGCCTGGTCGCAGACGATTTCGCTTAAAGTCAAGGCGAAGGCTGCCGGCGGCGAAGAAGAATAG
- a CDS encoding carboxymuconolactone decarboxylase family protein, with protein sequence MIEILTDIVRAAPTMPGTFTSGRISPAFRERILLAVTSVNRCRYCQWVHSDLAAANGISGEQIASLLGSSTESVPEEEKVALLYALHYAETNRNPAPMHRQQLIDTYGAETAQDIENWIQLIFFSNLSGNTFDAFLSRLRGEANPEGNAIFEAMFAVLSAPVLLSLAAISKNSVNPLASLKHN encoded by the coding sequence ATGATAGAGATTCTGACCGACATCGTGCGTGCGGCGCCGACGATGCCTGGTACATTTACGAGCGGTCGCATCTCGCCCGCATTCCGCGAGCGCATTCTGCTGGCGGTAACCTCGGTCAACCGCTGCCGCTATTGCCAGTGGGTGCATTCAGACCTCGCGGCGGCGAACGGCATCAGCGGCGAACAGATCGCTTCGCTGCTGGGTTCGTCGACTGAAAGTGTGCCCGAAGAAGAAAAGGTGGCATTGCTCTATGCGCTCCACTATGCTGAAACCAACCGTAACCCTGCGCCGATGCACCGGCAACAACTCATCGACACCTACGGCGCCGAAACCGCGCAGGACATTGAAAACTGGATTCAGCTGATCTTCTTTTCGAACCTGTCGGGCAACACGTTTGATGCGTTTCTCTCGCGTCTGCGAGGCGAAGCGAACCCCGAAGGCAATGCAATCTTCGAAGCAATGTTCGCGGTACTCTCTGCCCCGGTGCTGCTGTCGCTCGCGGCGATCAGCAAGAACTCGGTGAACCCGCTCGCCAGCTTAAAACACAATTAA
- a CDS encoding DMT family protein, which produces MAQSGILSIALLVLSNIFMTLAWYGHLQLHKSERWSALPLYGVILLSWLIALAEYTFQVPANRIGSENYGGPFNLFELKVIQEVVSLVVFTVFAVYVFKTEQLRWNYLVGFIFLILAVFFIFKK; this is translated from the coding sequence GTGGCCCAATCGGGTATACTTTCGATCGCACTTCTAGTGCTGTCGAATATCTTCATGACGCTCGCGTGGTATGGGCACCTGCAACTGCATAAAAGCGAGCGCTGGTCTGCGCTGCCCCTCTATGGCGTGATTCTGCTCAGCTGGCTCATTGCGCTCGCCGAGTACACATTTCAGGTGCCGGCGAACCGCATCGGCAGCGAAAACTATGGCGGGCCTTTCAACCTGTTTGAACTCAAAGTCATTCAAGAAGTTGTGTCGCTGGTGGTGTTCACGGTCTTTGCGGTCTACGTGTTCAAGACCGAACAGCTGCGCTGGAACTATCTGGTGGGGTTTATATTCTTGATACTCGCAGTTTTTTTTATTTTCAAGAAGTAG
- a CDS encoding ribbon-helix-helix domain-containing protein: protein MKALLDMETEQVEALSHICKRDGISRAEAIRRAIDYYAAHTLQAGSIDEHFGHFRGKPIDALGYVDSLRNDW, encoded by the coding sequence ATGAAAGCTCTGCTTGATATGGAGACAGAACAGGTTGAAGCACTTTCGCACATCTGCAAGCGCGATGGTATTTCGCGAGCCGAGGCCATACGCCGGGCAATCGACTATTATGCGGCACACACGCTGCAGGCAGGCAGCATTGACGAACACTTTGGCCACTTTCGCGGCAAGCCCATCGATGCTTTGGGCTACGTCGACTCGCTGCGTAACGACTGGTGA